From the genome of Streptomyces sp. NBC_01304:
GCGCTGCTGGTCGCGGAGCTTGACGCGGGTGAGGTTGAGGCAGGCGTCCTGCATGGACACCGAGACCTTCTGGCCGAGGCCGGTCTGGTTGCGCTGGATGATCGCCGTGAGGAGCCCGATCATCAGGTGCATCCCGGTGTTGCTGTCGCCGAGTGCCGAGCCGCTGATGGTCGGCGGGCCGTCCCAGAACCCGGTGGTCGACGCGGCGCCGCCGGCGGCCTGCGCGACGTTCTCGTACACCTTCAGGTCCGACCAGGACGAGGAGTCGTTGAAGCCCTTGACCGAACCGAAGATCAGGCGCGGGTTCAGCTGGTGGATGTGGTCCCAGGAGAGGCCCATGCGGTCCATCGCGCCGGGCGCGAAGTTCTCGACGAGGACGTCCGCCTCGCGGATCATCTTCTCCATGACCTCTTTGCCCTCGGGGGTCTTGGTGTTGATGGCGAGGGAACGCTTGTTGCTGTTCAGCATGGTGAAGTAGAGGGCGTCGAGCTCGGGGATGTCCCGCAGCTGGTTGCGGGTGACATCGCCGCCCTGGGGGCGCTCGACCTTGATGACGTCGGCGCCGAACCAGGCGAGCATCTGGGTGCAGGCGGGACCGGCCTGGACGCCGGTGAAGTCGATCACCTTGATTCCGGCGAGCGGCAGGCCGTTGGAGGGCACAGCGGTCATGTCGGCTTCCTTTTCGTGAAGTGCTTCAGTGGGAAGGGGAGTTCACTTCTTGGCCGGCGTGATGTTGCCGACGGTGATGCCCTTGGGATTGAGGTGCGCGATGTGGCCGCTCTCGGTGCCGGCCGAGGGGTCGATCTCGCAGTCGATGAGCGCGGGGCCGCCGGCGGCCAGGGCCTCGGTGAGGGCGGCGGTGACCTCGGCGGGCGTGGTCGCGCGGTAGCCCTTGCCGCCGAACGCCTCGGCCATCAGGTCGTGCCGGGCCGCGCCCATGAGGGTCGTCGGGGACGGGGCGTCGCCGAGCGGGTTGACGTCGTCGCCGCGGTAGACGCCGCCGTTGTTCATGATGACCGTGACGACGGGCAGCTTGTAGCGGCAGATCGTCTCCAGCTCCATGCCGCTGAACCCGAAGGCGCTGTCGCCCTCGACGGCCACGACGGGCTGTCCGCTCTCCACGGCGGCGGCGATCGCATAGCCCATGCCGATGCCCATCACGCCCCAGGTGCCGCTGTCCAGGCGGTGGCGCGGCACGTGCATGTCGATGACGTTGCGGGCGATGTCGAGCGCGTTGGCACCCTCGTTGACGAGGTAGATCTCGGGGCGCTCGCGCAGGACGTCGCGTACGGCCTTCAGGGCGCCCATGAACTGCATCGGGTGCGGGTCGGCCTCCAGGCGCTTCGCCATCTTCGCGACGTTCGTCGCCGAGCGGGCCGCCAGCTCTTCCTTCCAGGCCGCGGGGGTGGCGATCTGGCCGGGCTTGGTGCGTTCGGCGATCGCGTCGAGCACCGACTCGATGTCGCCGACGAGCGGGGCGGCGATGGGCTGGTTGCTGTCCATCTCCTTGGGCTCGATGTCGACCTGGATGAATTTCGCGTCGGGGTTCCAGCCCGTCTGGCCGTGATTGAGGAGCCAGTTGAGGCGGGCGCCGACGAGCATCACGACGTCGGCCTTCTTCAGGGCCATCGAGCGGGCGGTGGCCGCGGACTGCGGGTGGTCGTCGGGCAGCAGGCCCTTCGCCATCGACATCGGTACGTACGGGACGCCGGTCGACTCGATGAACTCGCGGATCTTGTCGTCGGCCTGGGCGTACGCGGCCCCCTTGCCGAGCACCACCAACGGCCGTTCGGCACCGGCCAGAAGCTCGATCGCCCGGTCCACCGCCTCCGGGGCGGGCAGCTGGCGCGGCGCGGGGTCGACGAGGCGGCTCAGCGTCTTGGCGCCCTCCTCCGCGTCCATGATGGAGCCGAGGACCTGGGCCGGAATGTCGAGGTACACGCCGCCGGGGCGGCCGGATATCGCGGTACGCAGCGCACGCGCGATGCCGCGGCCGATGTCCTCGACGCGGCTGACGCGGTAGGCGGCCTTCACGAAGGGCTGGGCGGCGGCGAGTTGGTCCATCTCCTCGTAGTCGCCCTGTTTGAGGTCGACCAGGTGCCGCTCGCTGGAGCCGGAGATCTGCACCATCGGGAAGCAGTTCGTCGTCGCGTTCGCCAGCGCCACCAGGCCGTTGAGGAAGCCCGGCGCCGACACCGTCAGGGCGATGCCCGGCTTCTGGGTCAAGTACCCGGCCGCGGCTGCCGCGTGGCCGGCGTTGCTCTCGTGGCGGAAGCCGATGTAGCGGATGCCCTGCGCCTGCGCGAGGCGGGCCAGGTCGGTGATCGGAATGCCGACCACCCCGTAGATGGTGTCCACGTCGTTCAACTTCAGCGCGTCGACGACCAGGTGGTACCCGTCGGTGAGTGCGGCCTGGGCCTCGGCGGTCGCCTCGGTGTCCGTTTCAGCAGGGCCAGCAGGGTCAGTCATGGTCCGAGGTCCTCCTTGGGCAGGTCATGCGTGCGGCTACTCGTTGGGGCGTGCGCCGGAAGTCCCTCCGTCCGCCCGCAGGGCGGGCCCTGCGGCGGCTGGTGCGTGCTCTCGGCGTGCCGGGCGGAAGTCCTCGTACTGGACGTACTTGGGCTTTCGCCTGGTGCGGCGAGAGGGGGTCCCCCTGCTCGAAGAGCTTGGGGGCGCGTGCCAGGCGTCGCGGGGCAGGAGGGACTTCCGGCGCACGCCCCAACCTTCCGCAGCGCGCTCGCGCCCCGTCCAAGACCTATCGGCGACCAGCTGATAACCAACATCTATCGAGAGCCCTCCAGGGCCGGTCGCGGGCGCCCGAACTCCCTTGATAAATGGCCGCTATCGGCTGGTCGGACGTGCCTATTGGACGCCTCCCGCCCGCCCGCGCAGGCTCGCAGGGGCAGCCTCACGACAGCTGCGCCGTGCCTGGTGCGAGGAGGTGGAGTGTCATGGCCGTTCCGACCGCAGCATCCCTGCGGGAGCCGGGCGGGTACCGGGCCCCGGCGGTCACGGGGCTCGCCGATCTCCTCGACCGTCAGGTACGGAGCCGTCCCCGGGCCCGCGCGCTCGTCGTCACCGGCGACCGCCTCGAACTGTCCTACCGCGCCCTCGCCGCACTGGCCGACGACGTGGCGGGCCGGCTCGTGGGGGCGGGCCTTCGCCGGGGTGACGCGGTCGGCCTGAGATGCGCCAACACGGCCGAGTTCGTGGTCGGACTGCTCGGCGCGGCGCGGGCCGGTCTGGTGGTCGCTCCGCTGGACCCGGCCCTGCCCGGGTCCCAGCTGTCGGACCGCCTGGACGCGCTCGGGGCGCGGGCCCTGCTCGTCGGCCCGGGCGCTCCGCCCGCCGGGGCCGGCGCTTCGGCCTGGCCGCTGCGCGTCGACCTCTCCCGCGCCGGCACGGCGACGGCCTCCCTCGATGCCGGGACCCTCGTTGCCCCTCAACTGCGGGGCGCTGCAAGCGAGTTCGGCGACCGCGACGCCCTCGTCCTGTTGACCGCCGGGACCTCGGACCGGGCCAGGATGGTCCCGCTGACGCACGACAACATCGCGGCCTCCGTGCGCGGCATCTGCGCCACGTACGAACTGGGGCCCGGTGACGCCACGGTCGCGGTGATGCCGTTCTTCCACAGCCACGGCCTGTTCGCGACGCTGCTCGCCTCGCTGGCCGGCGGCGGCTGCGTACTGCTTCCGGCGGACGGCCGGTTCACGGCGCACACGTTCTGGGACGACGTACGGGCGGTGGCGGCGACCTGGTTCACCGCGGTCCCGGCGGTCCACGAGATCCTCCTGGACCGCTCGGAGCGCGACTATCCGGGCCCGCAGGCCGCACCCCTGAAGTTCGTACGCAGCTCCAGCGCGCCCCTCAACACGGCCACGCAGCGCGCCCTGGAGCGGACCTTCGGGGCCCCGCTCCTGTCCGCGTACGGCATGACCGAGACCTCGCACCAGGCGACCAGCGAACCGCTGCCGCAGCACGGGCTGCTCAAGAACGCGTCGGTCGGCCGGCCAACGGGCCTCGCCCTACGGGTGGTTGACGAGCAGGGGCACACCTGCCCGCCCGGCGTCGAGGGCGAGGTGTGGGTGCACGGACCCACCGTGGCCCGCGGCTATCTCGCCGGCCCGGCCGAGACGGCGCGCAGTTTCACCGACGGCTGGTTCCGCACCGGCGACCTGGGCGCGCTGGACGAGGACGGCCATCTCTGCCTCACCGGTCGGATCAAGAACCTCATCCACCGCGGCGGCGAGAAGATCTCGCCCGAGTACGTCGAGGACATCCTCGCCGGGTACCCGGGCGTCGTCGAGGCGGCGGTGTTCGCCCTGCCCGACGCCACCTACGGGCAGCGGGTCGGCGCCGCGGTGGTGGTGCGCACGGACGAGCCCGTCGGGTCGGCGGAGATCCTGCGCTACTGCCAGGGCCGCCTCGCGGCCTTCGAGGTGCCCGACCGGCTGGAGGTGGTCGCCGCGCTGCCGCACACCGCGAAGGGCGGCCTCGACCGGCAGGCGGTGGACGCGCTGTTCGCGCGCTGAAGGCCTGCCGCGACCCCTATCGGACGCGGTGCTCGGCCGGCATCGGCTGGTCGAAGAAGTCGTCCAGGGACAGACCCGTCGCCGCGTTCACGAACGCCCTGGCCGCGATCGACCCGGGTGTCGCCGCCTGGATCGCCACAGACACCTGCGCCCTGGCGTCCGGTTCGACCAGGCGGACGGCCCTGGTCCGGCCGATCACGGGCATCGCCCGCAGCCAGGAGTGCGGCACGATGCTCGCCCACTCACCGACCCCCACATGCGCGTACAGGGAAGCGATCGAGTCCGTCTCCACCTGCGGGGTCACCACGACGCCGAGCCGGCCGAACACCCCGTCGATGAGCTGCCGGATGCGCATGTCGGGCGTGAGCAGCGCGAGCGGCAGCTGGGCGGCCTCCGCCCAGGTCATGGTGTGGGTGCCCGGCAGCAGCTGGTCGCTGGAGACCAGGAGCATGTACCGCTCCTCGTACAGCGGCGTCACCTGCAGGCCGTCCCGGTCGTCGGGGCCGAAGTGGGCGATCGCGGCGTCGAGCTCGAACTCGCGCAGCTGGCGCAGCAGTTCCTTCGTCGAGAGCCGGGAGCGGACCTGCACCTTGGCCAGCGGGTGCGCCGAGCAGAAGGCGCCGACCGGGAGCGCCAGGGTCGTGGACGCCGTGGGTTCGGTGCCGAGCCGCAGCGTCCCGGTGATGCCGGACTGCACGGCGGCCACCTCGGCCTTGAACGCGTCCTGCTCGGCGAGGATCCGCTTGGCCCACACGACGAGCCGCTCGCCCTCGGGGGTGAGGCCCTCGTAGTTGTGCCCGCGGTTGATCAGCGTGACGTTGAGTTCGCGCTCGAGCTTGGCTATCGCCGCGGAGAGCGCGGGCTGCGACACGTAGCAGGACTCCGCGGCTCGCGCGAAGTGCCGCTCCCTGGCCACCGCCACGAAGTACTCCAGCTGACGGAACAGCATCGGCGACCCCTCCCCTGCGGCGACCCTTCGAGCCCTGCGGCCCCTGCGCCCCTCAAAGATCGATCCTAGGCAGGGCTAGGCCTTCTTGACCACGCTCGACTTGAGCTGCATCGCCCCGAACCCGTCGATCTTGCAGTCGATGTCGTGGCCGTCGACGCCGTCGATCAGCCGGATGTTGCGCACCTTGGTGCCGGCCTTGATGCCGGAGGGGTTGCCCTTGACCTTGAGCGCCTTGACGACGGTCACGCTGTCGCCGTCGCTCAGGACGTTGCCTACCGCGTCCTTGACGACCTTCTCCTGCCCGCCCGAGGCCACCTCGGCACCTTCCTCGGCGGGCACCCACTCGTGGCCGCATTCGGGGCACACCACGAGGGCGTTCATCTCGTAGGTGTACTCACAGGAGCATTTCGGACATGGCGGCGGATTCTCGTTCATGCGATCAGGATATCTGCGGCTCACACAACACCGACAACTCGTACACTGACGGGCGAGGGGGAGGTGGATCGCATCTGCCTGGAGCAGGGGAAACAGGAAGCCGCTGATGCAGCGGTGGGGCGTGAGACCGGCCGTTCCGCTCGCGCGGTGCTGCCCCCGACGCTGCGCGCGTGGCTCGGGTTCATCGCGGTCCTCGCCGCGCTCGTGGTCGTCGCGCTCGGGGTCCTGTACGCCGGACACAGCGAGCCCGGCAGGGTGGACAGGTGGTTTGTCGAGCCGACGGCGGACAGTGTGCGGCCGCCGTGGCGGAACGTCGCTCTGCCCATCGACTTCCTGGGAGAGCCCGTCGGAGCGGCGACGCTCATCGTGGCCGCCGTGGCGGGCTGCCTGCTGCTTCGGCAGCGTCGCGCCGCGGTCCTCGTCGTGGCCGGTGTGGGCATGACTGTGGGGACGGGGACCCTGCTCAAGTACGTAGTGGAACGCACCATCCACGGCGACGGCAACCTGTCCTACCCGAGCGGGCACACCGCCTTCCTCACCGCGCTCGCCCTCATGGCGGCGTTCCTCGCGACCGGCCGGCTCGGCCTCGGCAGGGCGGCCGGCACGTCGCTCGTGCTCGCCGCGGCGCTGGTCGCCGGCGCCGCCATGGGCTGGGCGCAGGTCGCCCTGGGCGCGCACTACCCGACCGACGTCCTCGGCGGCTGGTGCACCGCGCTGGCGGTGATTCCGGCGACCGCGTGGGTGGTCGACCGGATCGCCGACTCCCGTCGGCACGGGCAGCACTGATCGCTTCACGCCAAGCGCCGGAACACCGGCTTCACCGGTCGCCCGACCAGCCACGGAGTGGGGTCGGCGGCGTCAAGTGCCTTGCGGTACACGGCACATGCCTGAGCCACCACGTCGACGGTGCGGTCGATGTCCGCGTCGTCGAGCGCGCTGCTCACCACGAACGACGGGGCGAGGACCCCGCCCGCGAGGAGCCGGCGCAGGAACAGGGTGCGGTACTGCTGCGACGGCTGCCCGTGCTCGTCGAGGGTGGCGAAGACCAGGTTGCTGGCCCGGCCCCGGACGACGATGTGGCCGCCGACGCCCATGCCCGCCGCCGCCTCGCGCACACCGGCGGCCAGCCGCTCGCCGAGGGCGTGCAGGCGGGCCGTGATGCCCTCCTCGACGTACGTGGTCTGCACCGCCATCGCGGCCGCCAGGGAGTGCGTCTCCGCACCGTGCGTGGTGGACAGCAGGAACACCCGGTCGCCGGAGTGCCGAAGGCCGCCCCACTCCATCAGCTCGCGGCGCCCGGCAAGGGCGGAGACGGCGAACCCGTTGCCCAGCGCCTTGCCGAACGTGGAGAGGTCGGGGACGACGCCGTACAGGCCCTGGGCGCCCGCCTCGGACCACCGGAAGCCGGTGATCATCTCGTCGAAGACGAGTACGCAGCCGTGCCGGTCGGCCAGTTCGCGCAGGCCGGCGAGGTATCCGGGC
Proteins encoded in this window:
- the oxc gene encoding oxalyl-CoA decarboxylase codes for the protein MTDPAGPAETDTEATAEAQAALTDGYHLVVDALKLNDVDTIYGVVGIPITDLARLAQAQGIRYIGFRHESNAGHAAAAAGYLTQKPGIALTVSAPGFLNGLVALANATTNCFPMVQISGSSERHLVDLKQGDYEEMDQLAAAQPFVKAAYRVSRVEDIGRGIARALRTAISGRPGGVYLDIPAQVLGSIMDAEEGAKTLSRLVDPAPRQLPAPEAVDRAIELLAGAERPLVVLGKGAAYAQADDKIREFIESTGVPYVPMSMAKGLLPDDHPQSAATARSMALKKADVVMLVGARLNWLLNHGQTGWNPDAKFIQVDIEPKEMDSNQPIAAPLVGDIESVLDAIAERTKPGQIATPAAWKEELAARSATNVAKMAKRLEADPHPMQFMGALKAVRDVLRERPEIYLVNEGANALDIARNVIDMHVPRHRLDSGTWGVMGIGMGYAIAAAVESGQPVVAVEGDSAFGFSGMELETICRYKLPVVTVIMNNGGVYRGDDVNPLGDAPSPTTLMGAARHDLMAEAFGGKGYRATTPAEVTAALTEALAAGGPALIDCEIDPSAGTESGHIAHLNPKGITVGNITPAKK
- a CDS encoding FadD7 family fatty acid--CoA ligase → MAVPTAASLREPGGYRAPAVTGLADLLDRQVRSRPRARALVVTGDRLELSYRALAALADDVAGRLVGAGLRRGDAVGLRCANTAEFVVGLLGAARAGLVVAPLDPALPGSQLSDRLDALGARALLVGPGAPPAGAGASAWPLRVDLSRAGTATASLDAGTLVAPQLRGAASEFGDRDALVLLTAGTSDRARMVPLTHDNIAASVRGICATYELGPGDATVAVMPFFHSHGLFATLLASLAGGGCVLLPADGRFTAHTFWDDVRAVAATWFTAVPAVHEILLDRSERDYPGPQAAPLKFVRSSSAPLNTATQRALERTFGAPLLSAYGMTETSHQATSEPLPQHGLLKNASVGRPTGLALRVVDEQGHTCPPGVEGEVWVHGPTVARGYLAGPAETARSFTDGWFRTGDLGALDEDGHLCLTGRIKNLIHRGGEKISPEYVEDILAGYPGVVEAAVFALPDATYGQRVGAAVVVRTDEPVGSAEILRYCQGRLAAFEVPDRLEVVAALPHTAKGGLDRQAVDALFAR
- a CDS encoding phosphatase PAP2 family protein → MLPPTLRAWLGFIAVLAALVVVALGVLYAGHSEPGRVDRWFVEPTADSVRPPWRNVALPIDFLGEPVGAATLIVAAVAGCLLLRQRRAAVLVVAGVGMTVGTGTLLKYVVERTIHGDGNLSYPSGHTAFLTALALMAAFLATGRLGLGRAAGTSLVLAAALVAGAAMGWAQVALGAHYPTDVLGGWCTALAVIPATAWVVDRIADSRRHGQH
- a CDS encoding glutamate-1-semialdehyde 2,1-aminomutase codes for the protein MDTEATEELRLPRSRQANERLHAMIPGGAHTYAKGDDQYPENLAPVISHGRGAHVWDVDGNRYIEYGSGLRSVSLGHAHPRVIEAVRRELDRGSNFVRPSIVEVEAAERFLATVPTAEMVKFTKNGSDATTAAVRLARAVTGRPRVAICGDHPFFSVDDWFIGTTPMSAGIPAATTELTVAFPYGDLAATEELLTRYQDEIACLILEPAGHTEPPPGYLAGLRELADRHGCVLVFDEMITGFRWSEAGAQGLYGVVPDLSTFGKALGNGFAVSALAGRRELMEWGGLRHSGDRVFLLSTTHGAETHSLAAAMAVQTTYVEEGITARLHALGERLAAGVREAAAGMGVGGHIVVRGRASNLVFATLDEHGQPSQQYRTLFLRRLLAGGVLAPSFVVSSALDDADIDRTVDVVAQACAVYRKALDAADPTPWLVGRPVKPVFRRLA
- a CDS encoding zinc ribbon domain-containing protein YjdM, producing the protein MNENPPPCPKCSCEYTYEMNALVVCPECGHEWVPAEEGAEVASGGQEKVVKDAVGNVLSDGDSVTVVKALKVKGNPSGIKAGTKVRNIRLIDGVDGHDIDCKIDGFGAMQLKSSVVKKA
- the frc gene encoding formyl-CoA transferase, which gives rise to MTAVPSNGLPLAGIKVIDFTGVQAGPACTQMLAWFGADVIKVERPQGGDVTRNQLRDIPELDALYFTMLNSNKRSLAINTKTPEGKEVMEKMIREADVLVENFAPGAMDRMGLSWDHIHQLNPRLIFGSVKGFNDSSSWSDLKVYENVAQAAGGAASTTGFWDGPPTISGSALGDSNTGMHLMIGLLTAIIQRNQTGLGQKVSVSMQDACLNLTRVKLRDQQRLEKIGYLEEYPQYPHGEFGDAVPRGGNAGGGGQPGWILKCKGWETDPNAYIYFTIQEQNWKRTAEAIGHPEWVEDPDYTTAKARQPRIMEIFGEIEKWLADKTKYEAVDILREWEVPCAPVLSMKELAEDPDMRKSGTIVEVEQKERGTYLTVGSPIKFSAFKPDIIGAPLLGEHTDEVLADLGYDADDIRKLHEGKVVA
- a CDS encoding LysR family transcriptional regulator; translated protein: MLFRQLEYFVAVARERHFARAAESCYVSQPALSAAIAKLERELNVTLINRGHNYEGLTPEGERLVVWAKRILAEQDAFKAEVAAVQSGITGTLRLGTEPTASTTLALPVGAFCSAHPLAKVQVRSRLSTKELLRQLREFELDAAIAHFGPDDRDGLQVTPLYEERYMLLVSSDQLLPGTHTMTWAEAAQLPLALLTPDMRIRQLIDGVFGRLGVVVTPQVETDSIASLYAHVGVGEWASIVPHSWLRAMPVIGRTRAVRLVEPDARAQVSVAIQAATPGSIAARAFVNAATGLSLDDFFDQPMPAEHRVR